One region of Streptomyces rishiriensis genomic DNA includes:
- the trpA gene encoding tryptophan synthase subunit alpha, translated as MSGAEFTGGKSGLLSDTLAGAKAEGRAALIAYLPAGFPTVDGGIEAIKAVIDGGADVVEVGLPHSDPVLDGPVIQTADDIALRGGVRIADVMRTVREAFEATGKPILVMTYWNPIDRYGVERFTAELAEAGGAGCILPDLPVQESALWREHAHKHGLATVFVVAPSSKEARLAQITEAGSGFVYAASLMGVTGTRESVGAQAQDLVERTRATGTGLPVCVGLGVSDARQAAEVAGFADGVIVGSAFVKRMLDAPDDAAGVEAVRELAGELAKGVRRQV; from the coding sequence GTGAGCGGGGCCGAGTTCACCGGGGGGAAGAGCGGGCTGCTGTCGGACACCCTCGCCGGGGCCAAGGCCGAGGGCCGCGCCGCGCTCATCGCCTACCTCCCGGCCGGGTTCCCGACCGTGGACGGCGGCATCGAGGCGATCAAGGCCGTCATCGACGGTGGTGCGGACGTCGTCGAGGTGGGTCTGCCGCACAGCGACCCGGTCCTCGACGGTCCGGTCATCCAGACCGCCGACGACATCGCCCTGCGCGGCGGGGTGCGGATCGCGGATGTGATGCGGACGGTCCGGGAGGCCTTCGAGGCCACCGGGAAGCCGATTCTCGTCATGACGTACTGGAACCCGATCGACCGCTACGGGGTCGAGCGCTTCACCGCCGAGCTGGCCGAGGCGGGCGGCGCGGGCTGCATCCTGCCCGACCTGCCGGTGCAGGAGTCGGCGCTGTGGCGGGAGCACGCCCACAAGCACGGCCTCGCGACGGTCTTCGTCGTGGCGCCGAGCAGCAAGGAGGCACGGCTCGCGCAGATCACCGAGGCGGGCAGCGGCTTCGTCTACGCCGCCTCGCTGATGGGGGTCACCGGCACCCGTGAGTCGGTGGGCGCGCAGGCCCAGGACCTGGTCGAGCGGACCCGGGCCACCGGGACCGGCCTGCCCGTCTGCGTCGGCCTCGGCGTCTCCGACGCGAGGCAGGCCGCCGAGGTCGCCGGCTTCGCCGACGGCGTGATCGTCGGCTCGGCGTTCGTCAAGCGGATGCTGGACGCGCCGGACGACGCGGCCGGTGTCGAGGCGGTCCGCGAGCTCGCGGGCGAGCTGGCCAAGGGCGTGCGCCGACAGGTGTAG
- the trpB gene encoding tryptophan synthase subunit beta: MPSEFFVPDPEGQVPSAEGYFGAFGGKFIPEALVAAVDEVAVEYDKAKHDPEFARELDDLLLHYTGRPSSLTEVPRFAEHAGGARVFLKREDLNHTGSHKINNVLGQALLTRRMGKTRVIAETGAGQHGVATATACALFGLECTIYMGEIDTRRQALNVARMRMLGAEVVAVKSGSRTLKDAINEAFRDWVANVDHTHYLFGTVAGPHPFPAMVRDFHRVIGVEARRQILERAGRLPDVAVACVGGGSNAIGLFHAFIPDDGVRLVGCEPAGHGIDTGEHAATLTAGEPGILHGSRSYVLQDDEGQITEPYSISAGLDYPGIGPEHSYLKDSGRGEYRAVTDDAAMQALRLLSRTEGIIPAIESAHALAGALEVGRELGKDGLIVVNLSGRGDKDMDTAARYFGLYDTDAEVAANAADTAEIEEDAK; encoded by the coding sequence ATGCCCAGCGAGTTCTTCGTTCCCGACCCCGAGGGTCAGGTCCCCAGCGCCGAAGGCTACTTCGGCGCGTTCGGCGGCAAGTTCATCCCGGAGGCCCTCGTCGCCGCCGTGGACGAGGTCGCCGTCGAGTACGACAAGGCGAAGCACGACCCCGAGTTCGCCCGCGAGCTCGACGACCTGCTCCTGCACTACACCGGCCGGCCCAGCTCCCTCACCGAGGTGCCGAGGTTCGCCGAACACGCCGGCGGCGCCCGGGTGTTCCTCAAGCGCGAGGACCTCAACCACACCGGTTCCCACAAGATCAACAATGTGCTCGGGCAGGCCCTGCTCACCCGGCGCATGGGCAAGACCCGCGTGATCGCCGAGACCGGCGCCGGCCAGCACGGCGTGGCGACGGCCACGGCCTGCGCCCTCTTCGGGCTCGAGTGCACCATCTACATGGGTGAGATCGACACCCGGCGCCAGGCCCTCAACGTGGCGCGTATGCGCATGCTGGGCGCCGAGGTCGTGGCGGTGAAGTCCGGCAGCCGCACGCTGAAGGACGCCATCAACGAGGCCTTCCGCGACTGGGTCGCCAACGTCGACCACACGCACTACCTCTTCGGCACGGTCGCCGGACCGCATCCCTTCCCGGCGATGGTGCGCGACTTCCACCGTGTCATCGGCGTCGAGGCCCGCCGCCAGATCCTGGAGCGCGCGGGGCGCCTGCCCGACGTGGCGGTCGCCTGTGTCGGCGGCGGCTCCAACGCCATCGGCCTCTTCCACGCCTTCATCCCGGACGACGGCGTCCGGCTCGTCGGCTGCGAGCCGGCCGGTCACGGCATCGACACCGGCGAGCACGCGGCGACCCTCACCGCGGGCGAGCCCGGCATCCTGCACGGCTCGCGCTCCTACGTCCTCCAGGACGACGAGGGCCAGATCACCGAGCCGTACTCCATCTCGGCGGGTCTGGACTACCCGGGTATCGGCCCCGAGCACTCCTACCTCAAGGACAGCGGACGCGGCGAGTACCGCGCGGTCACCGACGACGCGGCCATGCAGGCGCTGCGTCTGCTGTCGCGCACCGAGGGCATCATCCCGGCGATCGAGAGCGCGCACGCGCTGGCCGGGGCCCTCGAGGTGGGCAGGGAGCTGGGCAAGGACGGGCTGATCGTCGTCAACCTGTCCGGCCGCGGCGACAAGGACATGGACACGGCCGCGCGTTACTTCGGCCTGTACGACACCGACGCCGAGGTCGCCGCCAACGCGGCCGACACCGCCGAGATCGAGGAGGACGCCAAGTGA
- the trpM gene encoding tryptophan biosynthesis modulator TrpM encodes MTPTTAEKTTDRYARLARGCRPRGCRAPARRVHGRRVRYVIGDEPGQVNGMRWQRPVRGAGNGATGSDGLAAGR; translated from the coding sequence ATGACTCCGACGACCGCCGAGAAGACCACGGACCGGTACGCCCGCCTCGCGCGCGGCTGCCGCCCCCGTGGTTGCCGCGCGCCCGCACGCCGGGTGCACGGCAGGCGTGTGCGCTACGTCATCGGGGACGAGCCCGGCCAGGTGAACGGCATGCGATGGCAGCGCCCCGTCAGGGGCGCGGGGAACGGCGCGACCGGCAGCGATGGTCTCGCAGCCGGCCGGTAA
- the trpC gene encoding indole-3-glycerol phosphate synthase TrpC — protein MSVLDEIIDGVRADLAERQARVSLDELKERAAKAPAAKDGVAALRGDGVKVICEVKRSSPSKGALAAIADPAGLAADYEAGGAAVISVLTEQRRFGGSLADLEAVRARVDIPVLRKDFIVTSYQLWEARAYGADLALLIVAALEQPALESLIERAVSIGLTPLVEVHDEDEVERAVDAGAKVIGVNARNLKTLEVDRGTFERVAPEIPAHVVSVAESGVRGPHDLIAYANAGADAVLVGESLVTGRDPKTAVADLVAAGEHPALRHGRG, from the coding sequence GTGAGTGTGCTCGACGAGATCATCGACGGAGTCCGTGCCGACCTCGCGGAGCGGCAGGCGCGCGTCAGCCTCGACGAGCTCAAGGAGCGCGCGGCGAAGGCCCCCGCAGCCAAGGACGGGGTGGCCGCGCTCCGGGGCGACGGCGTCAAGGTGATCTGCGAGGTCAAGCGCTCCAGCCCGTCCAAGGGCGCGCTGGCCGCGATCGCCGATCCGGCCGGACTGGCCGCGGACTACGAGGCGGGCGGCGCGGCCGTCATCTCCGTCCTCACCGAACAGCGCCGCTTCGGCGGCTCCCTCGCCGACCTCGAGGCGGTACGCGCGCGGGTCGACATCCCCGTCCTGCGCAAGGACTTCATCGTCACCTCGTACCAGCTGTGGGAGGCCCGCGCGTACGGCGCCGACCTCGCGCTGCTGATCGTGGCCGCCCTCGAGCAGCCGGCCCTCGAGTCGCTGATCGAGCGCGCCGTCTCCATCGGCCTCACCCCGCTCGTCGAGGTCCATGACGAGGACGAGGTCGAGCGCGCGGTCGACGCCGGCGCCAAGGTGATCGGCGTCAACGCGCGCAACCTGAAGACCCTCGAGGTCGACCGGGGCACCTTCGAGCGCGTCGCCCCCGAGATCCCGGCCCACGTCGTCAGCGTCGCCGAGTCCGGCGTCCGGGGCCCGCACGACCTCATCGCGTACGCCAACGCCGGCGCCGACGCCGTCCTGGTCGGCGAATCCCTGGTGACGGGCCGCGACCCGAAGACCGCGGTGGCCGACCTGGTGGCGGCGGGCGAGCACCCCGCACTCCGGCACGGCCGGGGCTGA
- a CDS encoding DUF2752 domain-containing protein, with protein sequence MRGVNADSQRVTPRTHPTPPGTVLGRLAVPAGILAAVAGAFAYVGTVDPNEPGHYPVCPLLRITGLYCPGCGGLRGAHALVHGDLAAALHDNALAVVGCLGFAVVWTVWVVRAVRGRPARVEPTLAQLWTLGAFLLVFTVVRNLPFGGWLHP encoded by the coding sequence ATGCGAGGTGTGAACGCCGACAGCCAGCGGGTGACACCCCGGACGCATCCGACACCCCCGGGAACCGTGCTCGGACGACTGGCGGTGCCCGCCGGGATCCTCGCGGCCGTCGCCGGGGCCTTCGCGTACGTGGGGACCGTCGACCCCAACGAGCCCGGCCACTACCCGGTCTGCCCGCTCCTGCGCATCACGGGCCTGTACTGCCCGGGCTGCGGCGGACTGCGCGGCGCGCACGCCCTCGTGCACGGAGATCTCGCCGCCGCGCTGCACGACAACGCACTCGCGGTCGTCGGCTGTCTGGGCTTCGCGGTGGTGTGGACCGTCTGGGTGGTCCGTGCGGTGCGCGGACGCCCCGCGCGCGTGGAACCCACCCTGGCGCAGCTGTGGACGCTGGGCGCGTTCCTGCTGGTCTTCACGGTCGTCCGGAACCTGCCGTTCGGTGGCTGGCTGCATCCTTGA